In Bradyrhizobium sp. WBOS07, the genomic window GCAGAGGATCGACAGCGGACGGAGCGAGCCGTCCTTCTGGAAGCCGCGCAGCGTCGAGATCTTCTCCAGGCCCGGCCAGTCCTCGTGCTTGAGCATCACGCAGTTCGGATTGTCCATGACGATCTTGCGGATCACGGACGGTGTGAACACCACCTGCAAGGTGAGCGGATAATCCTGGAGCACCCAGGGCACGTCGGGGCCGATCGCCTCGGCCGCCTGCTTGAAGTAGCCGATGATCTGGTCGTCGGTGCGCAAGCTCGGCGGCGGCGCGATCATCACGCCGGCGGCGCCTGCGTCCATCGAAGCCTTGGCCAGCGAGCGCATGGTGGCAAAGCCCGGCGCAGAGACGCCGACGATGACCTGCATCTTCTTCGCGCGCTTGACGTAGCGCACCGCCACCTGCTCGGCCTCGGCAGCATCGAGCTTCGGGGCCTCGCCGAGGATGCCCAGCACCGTGACGCCGTCGCAGCCGACTTCCTCGTAGAAGTCGGTCAAGCGGTCGATCGAGCGCTCGTCGATGCGGCCGTCGTCATGGAACGGCGTCGGCGCGATTGCGAAAGTGCCCTTGGCGTCGGCGGTGAGTTTCATCAGTCTCGTCTTTCTCTGCTCGTCATTCCGGGATGGCCCGAAGGGACAGGCCCGGAATCCATAACCACAAGTCGGGGTTATGGATTCTCAGATACGCAATTGCGTATCATAGCTCGCGACTTCGTCGCGCCCCGGAATGACAGTGTAGCTAAAACCGCCGCGCGCCCATCTTGATCTGCTCCTCGGAGAAGAAGATCTCCTTGGCGTGATCGACGATGTCCTGGGCGTTCCAGCCCGAATGCGGCGGTTTCCAGCCTTCCATCTCCATCATCCGCATTTCGCGCACGCCGCGGGGCCCGGACACGCCCAGCACCTTGCCGGTCTGGTCGCCCGACAAATCGCTGACCATGTATAGCACGGCCGGCGCGATGCCGTCCGGCCCCAGCGCCGCCCCCGGGTTCTCCTTATAGCGGGGCAGGTCTGCGGTCATACGGGTCAGGGCGCCCGGGGCCAGGGTCCAGACCCGGATGTTGTACTTGCGGCCCTCGATCGCCAGCACGTTGGACAGGCCCCAGATGCCGCCCTTGGCCGCACCGTAGTTGCTTTGGCCGAAATTGCCGATCAGCCCGGATG contains:
- a CDS encoding dihydrodipicolinate synthase family protein translates to MKLTADAKGTFAIAPTPFHDDGRIDERSIDRLTDFYEEVGCDGVTVLGILGEAPKLDAAEAEQVAVRYVKRAKKMQVIVGVSAPGFATMRSLAKASMDAGAAGVMIAPPPSLRTDDQIIGYFKQAAEAIGPDVPWVLQDYPLTLQVVFTPSVIRKIVMDNPNCVMLKHEDWPGLEKISTLRGFQKDGSLRPLSILCGNGGTFLDFEMERGADGAMTGYAFPELLIDVVNLSMAGKRDAAHDIFDAHLPLIRYEQQPGVGLTVRKYVLQKRGIIASSAQRKPGATITATAKAEVDYLLSRVARFDKRANLGPQSSAAG